In the genome of Candidatus Nezhaarchaeales archaeon, the window AAAGCCCTTACGGTTTTAAACCTAGACAATAGCTTATCGGCTAGCACCCTTCCAACGCCCGGTAGGCTTTGAGCCACGTAGAGCTGCCAGTCCTCCATCGTTTCGAGGCTCGGTTTACGGCGTGATATTGGCCCCATCCCCTTCACCGCTTGCTCCTTTAACGCTAAGGACCTTAAGAGCTCGGCGGTTTCAAAGGGGTCTTTAGAGGTTAGTAGGGAGAGCTTAAAGCTAGTAATTAAGCTGGCTACAGCACCCCATATAACCCTCGGGTTACCGGTTAAAGCGGCTGCTTCGCTTAAGCCTCCCTCGATAATTATCAGCGGTAGCTCGTACGCGTCCTTCAACCTAGCCGCTTGGTCGAAGAGCCTACCGTCGAATATTGAGGAGACGAAGTCTTGAACCGTCTTTCTTTCAACACACACCCTACGCGATACTACGTAGTCCCCGACGGACAACTGCTTATAGGCGATCTGAACCTTCAAGTCCTTAAGCCTACTCGGCACCGGAGACTCTTTTTCACGTTCATCGACGAGTATTAGGGGCAAAGCGACACCTAGGAAACGTTAAGCCATTAAAACGATATAACCCTTTACTGTGGTTGATGCGTAGCTTTAAAGCTGAAAGCTTATAACTTTCGGTACGAAAGTTACTTTCGGTGTGGAAGTTGCTGTTTAGCCCCGAGCCGAAGAGATGTAAGAAGGACCTCTACGACTTTGAAGGGGAACTTAACGCGCTTAAGGAGTACCTCGGGCAACCGCTCGTGGTCGTTACCGGGTTGAGGAGGACTGGGAAGACCTCTCTAATCCTCACCGCCCTCGAGGAGTTTAAAGTCCCATACGTATTCTTCGATTTAAGGTCTGCGGCGACGTCGAGGAGGGACTTATACGCGCTTATCTCTCACGGGTTAACGGGCTTCCTCTCCAAGGCGTCTAAGTGGGGAAGGCTCCGCGAGGTTGGAACAAGGTTCCTTAAACTCGTTAGAGGGATATCGATCTCAGGGGTTACCGTCGAGTTGTCTTGGGGCCGCGACAGGCCGTTATTAAGCGAGGTCCTTAAGGCTTTAAACGAGGTTGGCGAGGAGCGAGGCGAGAAGATCGTAATAGTCTTCGACGAGCTTCAAAGGGCTTCGGGGCATGCCTCCATTACGCTGCAGAACGTAATCGCCTACGCCTACGACCATCTAAGGAACCTCTCCTTCATACTTTCGGGCTCCGAAATGGGTGTCCTCTACAGGTTCCTAAAGGACTCTGAAGCACCCCTATACGGTAGGGCTTACTTAGAGGTTAAAACGAGGAGGCTATCTAGGGAGGAGTCGATCGACTTTTTAAGTAGGGGTTTTGAGGAGGTCGGGTTTAAGATTAACGTGGACGAAGTCGAGGAAGCCGTTAACAGGTTGAACGGCATTATAGGGTGGCTTACCTACTACGGGTACTCGAAGGTAACACGCGGGAAGGAGCTCGAGGAGATATGGAGCGAAGCCGTGGAGACCGCGAAGCGCGAGCTAGAAAACTTCTTAGGCTATAGAGCAAGCAAGAATAGGTATAGAACGGTTTTAAAGCTGCTTTCACAAGGGGTGAAGGATTGGAAGAGGCTTAAGATAAGCCTAGAGAACCTAGAAGGGAAAAACTTAAGTGATAGGGTCCTCTACGACATTCTCCACACCCTTAAAAAACATGCGATAATAGATGAGCAAAAAGAGTTCCAGGACCCGCTTATGAGGGAAGCGGCAAAGGCCTTATGACCTACGCCTAGGAGGGTAGAAGGCGGCTGTAGAAGGTTCTTGAAGAAGTGAGGCTCGCTTCAATCCCTTAAGTCCTCCGGACGCGTTTAAACCCTTATATCAGCGAACCTTTGTACCGGGGGGTACGTCCTCGCTTACCGTTATCCAGACCGGTTTTCCTTGAAGATCCGCCGCTAAAAGCATACCCTCAGAAGTAATACCCGCTATTCGCTTTGGTTCAAGATTAACTATTGCGACGAAATTCTTCCCAACGAAGTATTCCGGGCTATATATCTCCGCGCCTCCAGCTATGATCTCCCTTAGCTCTCCTTTACCTATATCGACTGTAACCTTCAATATCTTCCTCATTCCGGGTATTGATTCCGCTTTAACTACTCGAACCACCCTTAAATCTATTTTTTCAAACTCCTTAATGGATATTAAGCTGGTCATCGGATTTAAACTTGGAAACAACCACCTATTAAGCTTTTAACGTTTCACGATTTAATCGTGCAGAATTTATCGGTTTAACGCTAGGCCATACCGTCCGTAATGTGTTCTCCGCAGCAATTAAACTAGGTAATGCTTACGCGGCGTTAACGGATTGGCTATAGCCACCCCTCCTAGGGTAATGCTTAAAAGCTTCTGAGGCGGATATGTCCCCCCTTGTAACTAGTGGAAGGATGTTTTAGGTATGAGTGTAGCGGCCTTCGTAATTGTACTCGCCGTGCTTATCGTCATGATTGTGAAAGGCGTGGATGTTTGGTTAGCGCTTCTAGCCGCCAGCATACTGATGACCGTCGCCATGGATCCCTTAAAGCTACCGTTAACGTTCACCGCTACGGTCGGCGACGAGATGACGTGGTTCCTAGTCGCGATGTCCACGCTGATAGCGCTATTAGCGGAATCGTATAGGAGGGCTAACTTAACGGATGAGCTTGGACGCGGGCTTTCAAAGGCTTTAAGGAGCTCTAAGCTAGGTATGATTGCCGTCTCAGCTGTTATGGGCCTCCTACCAGTAGCCGGTGGAGCCTTAATGTCGGCTCCGGTCGTAGGAGCGCTTGGAAACGCTGCTGGCTTCACTTCTGTTAACTCCGCCGTAGCAAACGTTTGGTTTAGGCATACGCTTATACTTATTTATCCGATAAGCGATATCATAGTGTTAGCCTCCTCCCTAAGCGGTGTCCCGCTCGAGGATATATTGGTTAGACAGGTCTTAGTCGCAGCTATGTTAACCGTGCTCGGCTACGTAGTAATACTGCGGGGCGCCGTGAAGCTCGAACACTTAAAGCCTGGCCTACAGCGTAAAACCCTAATAGCTTCGGCGGCTCCACTCCTTACGGCTCTTGGAGCGGCTTTAACGGTTCGTTATACGGTGAACCCCCTACTAATGCCGTTAGGCGTAGCCGTAGGAGTCTTAACGATAGGTTTAATGCGCGGCGTTAAAGCCATTATCGCCTCATTTAAGAGTTGGAGGGTCTACTCGATAGCCTTAGCGAGCTTCACCGCGATGTCATTAAAGTACTCGTTGGAGTTAAGCGGAGCTAGCCGGGCCTTGGTATCAGTGCTACCTAAGGATGTGAACGCGTTATTAATCGTAAGCGTACTCCCATTCATTGTAGGCTTCCTCGCTGGCTCCGTGACCGTGGCACTCACCATCGGGATGTCGCTAGCGCTTGGAGTAGGCTCCGTTAACCCCTTCACTGTGAACGTAGCTTACATCGCCTCCTTCCTAGGCTATCTAGCTTCACCAGCTCACCTTTGCTTAGTCTACACCGCTGAGTATTTTGAGGTACCGCTTTTCAAGCTCTACAGGAAGCTCGTACCGCTAGTAGTTACGTCGCTAGCTTTAAGCGTAATGATCTTAGTAGTTGTGGAACCACTAATTTAAAGCTGAGCCTTAAATAGATTCTCATGCTCTTTAAGCAAGGCTTTGTAATACTTAATCCCCTCGTCGCAAACCAATAATAGGATTCAACCTTTCTCTTCAAATGTTTCAATACTTTTTCCATAGCTAAGTTTTATTTTTATCACCGGTATTTACCCTGTATCTGTTAAATGTTATCTTCGGCCTCCTCTCTTCTGACGCCGAAAATTCTTTATTTCCTCTGAATTTTGCGAGAAACTTCACGTTTAATGTAAATCTGAAAAGGTTTAAACTGAAGTAGGAGTTTAAAAATCAGGAGGAAAGGAAGTGATAGCCGAGCAAGCACTCGTCGATGTAGAGATTAGAGCTAAAGGGAAAGCCATTAGGCTTAAGTACCTTGTTAATTCAGTTGCGAGCTTAGCGTGATTTCAAAGAGGATCTGCCGTAAGCTTGAGGCCTTCACCCCTTTAGAGAAGCCCTATGAACTGAGAACTGCCGATAAGGAAGGTAAGCTGAAGATTAAAGGGTTCACAGGAATGGAAAAGTGGTGGAGGCTAAAGCTCTCTTCGATACAGGCTCTAGAAGGAGCTATTTCAGTAAAGAAATCGCGGAGAAAATCGGCTACGAGCCTTACAAGGAAGCTAAAGAGATACCATTAGCTGTGAAAGTATAGTAAATTGGTTGGTGACGTAGCCGTGTACATTGAGGCAGAGGGATTCATCCTCCCGGAAATGGAGATGATCAGGGTTATAGAGGGTCTTTCAAGAGGCGTGATCATAGGTTTAAACATAATGGAGGCATATGGAATCCACATCGAAGAGGGTGAGATAAAGTTTAAGCGGATTCCACTAACCTCAATGATAATTTGGAAAAAGAAGCCAAAGAGTTCGCCAAGGATTTCTGAAGCCCCTTTAAGCAACAAATTCTCTGGAATGGCCTTTACGCCAAACTTGTGTAGCGCTTCCCGCTCCTCCGTCGCTAATTATCTTCCACTTGACGAAACCTCTTCGAGAACTTTCAAAGTAACCCATCTAGCACCTTCAGGACAAACCTTGAAGTAGGGATATAGTTAAAATGGATGTTTGAAGATTGAACATTTAAAGCGTGAAAGCTTTAGGCATAGTTAGACAAGATTTACTGGTTAAAGGTGAGAAGGCTGAATGTATTATTTGATAGCGGTGCTTCAAGGTCTCTCGTCAAAACCGATATTGCACGGGAGATTTCAATACCGAGAAGTTGCTCATTCAAAGGGAGTTCACAGTAATCGATGGACGTAAGGTCTTCTATAACTATTTTTGCGATTTAATAGTTGAAATTGAAGGGAAAAGGATAGGCATTGAAGCTTTCCTCGTTGATGACCTACCGGTTCCACTTATTTTCGGAGCCTTAGATATGGAAGCCTATATGATAAAGCTCGACTTAGCTAGAAGGAGGCTTGACCTATCGGAGTTTACGGGATATATGTTAGCATTATGAGGGGGTGAACGAACCCTCTTTTTATAGCTACGGTTTCAACCAATTATACCAATATGGCTTTTAGTCCTAGCTCCCTCGCTATCCTCACTTGCTTAACGTCGCTTGTCGCTAGCTCCTGGTTTCTCTCCTTCGAGAGAACTATGAATAACGCGTCGTATATTGTTATCCCGTACTTCGTCGAGGCCTTAAACGCGTCGATCAGATATCTATTTTGGTCTGCAATTGGTAGAGGCCTCTCTTCCACCAGATCCTTAAGGATTTCTACCGCGGCTTCATAACTCAGATCTCCTTTTACAACTTTCTTCCATAACGCGTTCGCCACCTCTTTTATCGCTAGATCCAGCGTTACCACGCCTTCTAAGACGACCTCTCTAGCTTTCTCCCATCCTTCCTCGCGTGTGAAGTATTTGATCAAAGTTGATGAGTCAATGACTCTCACGGTCCTCCCTCACAGACCTCTCGGAGAAGCCTACTTCACTCGGCTTCACATCGCTTAAAATAGCGTCCCACTTCTCGATCATCCTCTTAATCTTTACCTTCCGCGCTAGTTCCTCCAAATACTTCCTAACCTCTTCGCCCACGTCTAAGCCGCCCTCTTCCAACAGCCTCTTAACCTCTTCCCTAACCCTAACACTGATCACCGCGCTCGTAAACATCACCATATTCATTATAGTCTACGAATCTATAAACATTTCCGTCTACACGAACAAAAGCGAGGCAGGCTTTTCTCTTGAAAGGTTCGCTTAAAATTGATCGCATGAAGGGGGAAGGGGTGAAGCCTTCCGTTAAAAGGATCTATGAAGGAGGAGGCTTAGGGAAAGAAGTGTTGAAACAGCTATATGGCGTTAAATGAAGCCTATAACAGCCTCTGGAAGCCTTCAACATTATTAAAACTAATATCCATATACGCCGTCAGAATAAGGGACCTAGCCATGAGGGGTATGATTAAGCGCAAAGCTATCATTTTGACCGTTTAGCGAGCATATGATCTAGGCATGCTTTAACGCATATACCGCACTGAAGCCCTTTAAGGGTTTTAGCCATGTACGAGTAGCAGCTCAACTTGTCGATGGAGCGTCCCCTTAAAGGGTCGTATACGGGATCCTTAAGCGCACCGCTTGGGCAAGCTTCAATACACGTTTTACATTGATCGCAGAGGTCGCCTTCAATAAGGGGGTCGCTTTCTAGTGGCGCGTTGGTAACTATGGAGGTAAAGCGTACCCTAGGCCCGTACCTCTCGGTTATAACGAGGTTACTTAAGCCGAACCTACCTAATCCGGCGGCTACGGCTACGTGTTTATGTGAAATATCGCCAGCTTGCTTATCCGTATCGTACGGGGAGCTGGCGGGGAAGGGTATAGCGGCGTACCCTAGCTCCGCCTCCACAAAGGAAGCTATGCTGTAAGCTGCAGCATCTAACTTAGCGTTTACTACGTTGTAGTTTAATACGTACTCCCTTCGGCTTTTTGGAAGCATCCTTACGACGTACTCGTTTAGGGGTATACCGATGGATATTACGCTTCGCGCATCGGGTAGGTAGTCCGTAGGCCTATATCCTTCGGGGGCCTCCATAAGCCTTTCAACAGAGGCTATCCCTACGAGGGATACGTTCAAGCTTGAAGCGAATAGCTTCACCTTTTCAGTTAGCCTCGCTTCGCTTATCACGCGTTTAAGCTAAGCGCTTCAACTATTTAAACGCGGGGTTTAGCATGGAGAACCTAGCAACTTAACGTGGAGCTTACGTTAAACTTTCAACATAATGTTGGGCTCATCGCGAAATTCAATCATTGCCTAGTTAACCATTCGCTGAAAGACTTTACAATAGGTTCACTAAAAACAGCTTCATCTTCAGGAAGCATTAAGAAAAATGATGGGCTATTACGAACACCGTTGAAGCGACGTAATAAATATATGTTGGAGTATTTAGGTAGGCGTAAACTTATAAGAAGTTTAATTGAGGGAGGAGGGTGCGGAAACGCTTAACACTCCTCTGGTTTACCATGCTTCTAGTTCTCAACTACGCTTTACCTTACACCTTTCTTACGGGCTATCAAAAGGTGGCTGGCGCCTATCTTTTCTGGCCGTTGATAACGTTAACGGTGGCTTTCTCCTGCTTTATGTTAATGCGTAGGTGGAAGGGTTAAGGATGGTGGACCCACTACTCCTCGTAACCGTTATAGCTGTTTACTTCGGCTCGATGGCGTTAATCGCGCACTACGGCAGGTTGAAGACCGGCCCGGGCGTTGAAGAATACTACATAGCCGGAAGGAAGGCAACGGGCGTCGTAGCCGCCTTAACCTACGCCGCTACAACTTACAGCGTGTTCATGATGGTTGGACTGGTAGGTTTAACCTACGCTTACGGCGTCGGAGCCTTAGGCTTCGAGCTTACCTACCTTCTAGCAACCGTCCTCCTACTAACAATCTTCGCCCCAAGGTTTTGGGTAGCGGGTAGAAAGTGGGGCTATATTACTCCAACCCAACTCTTAGCGGATCGATATCGGAGTAGAAGCGTAGGTATTGTTGCCACCATCATATGCCTCGCCTTCCTCATCCCGTACATGTCCATCCAGGGGATGGGCTCAGCCTACCTACTCGAAGAGTTATCGGGTGGAGTAATGCCTTACGCGGTCGGTTTAACCGTAGTTATAGCTTTAATATCGATCTGCGCCCTCTGGGGCGGCTTTAGGGGTGTAGCGTGGACCGACTCGGTCCAAGGGATTATCATGCTCGTTACCTCCCTTTACCTGCTATTCTACCTTTTATACGCCTACCTAGGCGGATGGACTGGCTTCGTAAACATCATGGAGTCTAGATACCCCGCGCTACTATCCGTCCCCGGGCCTGGCTTCTTCTCGTTCCCGAAGTTCTTGGAGCTCACCGTTCCATGGTTCTTCTTCGCCTTAACCAATCCTCAGGTTTCACAACGCCTCTTCGTTTCAAGATCCGTAAGCTCCTTAAAGGTTATGGTGGTCGGCTTCTTCATCTTCGGCTTCCTCTACACGATGATCACGGTGACGCTCGGCCTTATGGCTAGAGCCCTAGGAGTTGAAGCTCGACCTCCGGATAGGGCTATGCCTATCATCCTCGGTACCATGGTGCCTCCTCCGTTAGCCCTCATAGTTATGCTGGGAATACTTTCAGCCGGCGTTACAACCGTTGACTCCATATTATTATCGCTTGGATCCATGGTTGGAAGGGATGTCTACGCCTCCTTAAGCAGGAAGCCTTCGGAAAAAGTTGAAATGAGGATAGGGTACGTCGTGATACTTATCGAGGCGCTTTTAATCTGGATTTTCGCAATGCAAAGGCCGGGTTTAATATCGCTTTTAGCCGTTATGTCCTCCGGATGTCTCCTAGCGCAGCTACCAGCCATCGTAGGCGCCTTCTTCTGGAGGAGAGGTACAGCCGCGGGGGCGCTAACCAGCATGGTTATTGGAGGCGTAACCACGAGCCTCCTTTACTACTATGGACTGTCGCCGATGGGCTTCGGCCCTCCGATCTGGGGCCTCGCGTTTACCGCTGCGATCTACGTACTCGTTAGCCTAGTGAGCGAACGCCCAGCGACCGCAGACGCATTCATCGAGGAGGTTGAAAAGGGTGTTAGAGAGGCTATTTTCAAGGAGGAAAAGGGTTGAACCCTTTTGAAGTCCTCTTAAGGGGTTTGCCTCCGTAAATGATGGAGTTCTTGAATATCATGTGTACCTTTAAGGGTGGGGTTAAACGTTTAATCGGCGTGGAAGGGCTTAAGCCGCCGCTTTATGGAGAAGTTTATTTCTGCTTACGGCTTAACGCGTCCTTCTAATCCTCTTAACTGCGAATTTTACCGCTTAACGTAGCGCTACGAGGTTAATGGGCGTACTTAACTGTTCGCAGGGACGACGTTGTTAAGGTTGGAGGCTATGGCTTAAGGATATATACTACCACCGTTAACTTACGGTAGGTGGACGAGGTTTAAGGTATGGGTTTAAGCCTTAGGTCAATATCTGCTTTAAGCTTGATCGCCGCTATGCTGATCGCCGCCTCCTTCTTAGGTTATACTTATGCGGTTGGAGCTTATCAACGAACGGCTGGATCATCCCCTGAGGCCGTGGGTGTAATTAAGGTCTACGGCCCAATACTATACGGTGAAGACCGTGACTACCTGGTTAGGATGGTTGATTACGCCGTTAAGAATGACACCATAAAGGCCGTGGTCCTTAAGATAGATTGCCCCGGTGGCTACGTAGATGCTATCGAGGAGGTATACTTTAGCCTACTTAAGCT includes:
- a CDS encoding ERCC4 domain-containing protein, with translation MPLILVDEREKESPVPSRLKDLKVQIAYKQLSVGDYVVSRRVCVERKTVQDFVSSIFDGRLFDQAARLKDAYELPLIIIEGGLSEAAALTGNPRVIWGAVASLITSFKLSLLTSKDPFETAELLRSLALKEQAVKGMGPISRRKPSLETMEDWQLYVAQSLPGVGRVLADKLLSRFKTVRALFTAKEHELEAVVGPAKARRIIDLLNAPYDGGRLKQVELKSSP
- a CDS encoding ATP-binding protein — translated: MWKLLFSPEPKRCKKDLYDFEGELNALKEYLGQPLVVVTGLRRTGKTSLILTALEEFKVPYVFFDLRSAATSRRDLYALISHGLTGFLSKASKWGRLREVGTRFLKLVRGISISGVTVELSWGRDRPLLSEVLKALNEVGEERGEKIVIVFDELQRASGHASITLQNVIAYAYDHLRNLSFILSGSEMGVLYRFLKDSEAPLYGRAYLEVKTRRLSREESIDFLSRGFEEVGFKINVDEVEEAVNRLNGIIGWLTYYGYSKVTRGKELEEIWSEAVETAKRELENFLGYRASKNRYRTVLKLLSQGVKDWKRLKISLENLEGKNLSDRVLYDILHTLKKHAIIDEQKEFQDPLMREAAKAL
- a CDS encoding DUF401 family protein — translated: MSVAAFVIVLAVLIVMIVKGVDVWLALLAASILMTVAMDPLKLPLTFTATVGDEMTWFLVAMSTLIALLAESYRRANLTDELGRGLSKALRSSKLGMIAVSAVMGLLPVAGGALMSAPVVGALGNAAGFTSVNSAVANVWFRHTLILIYPISDIIVLASSLSGVPLEDILVRQVLVAAMLTVLGYVVILRGAVKLEHLKPGLQRKTLIASAAPLLTALGAALTVRYTVNPLLMPLGVAVGVLTIGLMRGVKAIIASFKSWRVYSIALASFTAMSLKYSLELSGASRALVSVLPKDVNALLIVSVLPFIVGFLAGSVTVALTIGMSLALGVGSVNPFTVNVAYIASFLGYLASPAHLCLVYTAEYFEVPLFKLYRKLVPLVVTSLALSVMILVVVEPLI
- a CDS encoding type II toxin-antitoxin system VapC family toxin; its protein translation is MRVIDSSTLIKYFTREEGWEKAREVVLEGVVTLDLAIKEVANALWKKVVKGDLSYEAAVEILKDLVEERPLPIADQNRYLIDAFKASTKYGITIYDALFIVLSKERNQELATSDVKQVRIARELGLKAILV
- a CDS encoding 4Fe-4S binding protein, with protein sequence MISEARLTEKVKLFASSLNVSLVGIASVERLMEAPEGYRPTDYLPDARSVISIGIPLNEYVVRMLPKSRREYVLNYNVVNAKLDAAAYSIASFVEAELGYAAIPFPASSPYDTDKQAGDISHKHVAVAAGLGRFGLSNLVITERYGPRVRFTSIVTNAPLESDPLIEGDLCDQCKTCIEACPSGALKDPVYDPLRGRSIDKLSCYSYMAKTLKGLQCGICVKACLDHMLAKRSK
- a CDS encoding sodium:solute symporter family protein gives rise to the protein MEGLRMVDPLLLVTVIAVYFGSMALIAHYGRLKTGPGVEEYYIAGRKATGVVAALTYAATTYSVFMMVGLVGLTYAYGVGALGFELTYLLATVLLLTIFAPRFWVAGRKWGYITPTQLLADRYRSRSVGIVATIICLAFLIPYMSIQGMGSAYLLEELSGGVMPYAVGLTVVIALISICALWGGFRGVAWTDSVQGIIMLVTSLYLLFYLLYAYLGGWTGFVNIMESRYPALLSVPGPGFFSFPKFLELTVPWFFFALTNPQVSQRLFVSRSVSSLKVMVVGFFIFGFLYTMITVTLGLMARALGVEARPPDRAMPIILGTMVPPPLALIVMLGILSAGVTTVDSILLSLGSMVGRDVYASLSRKPSEKVEMRIGYVVILIEALLIWIFAMQRPGLISLLAVMSSGCLLAQLPAIVGAFFWRRGTAAGALTSMVIGGVTTSLLYYYGLSPMGFGPPIWGLAFTAAIYVLVSLVSERPATADAFIEEVEKGVREAIFKEEKG